The Corynebacterium comes genome window below encodes:
- the murA gene encoding UDP-N-acetylglucosamine 1-carboxyvinyltransferase → MKDRFVVTGSARLQGAVKVSGAKNSVLKLMAAALLAEGTTTLRNCPEILDVPLMQRVLEGLGCTVVIEGDVVRITTPAVLKSDADFDAVRQFRASVCVLGPLTARCGRAVVALPGGDAIGNRPLDMHQSGLEQLGATTRISHGAVVAEAEALRGAHITLDFPSVGATENILTAAVLAEGTTVLDNAAREPEIADLCRMLNSMGARIDGAGTSTITIEGVDKLEPTEHEVIGDRIVAGTWAYAAAMTRGDITVGGISPRHLHLALEKLKVAGAEVETYENGFRVRMDRRPTAVDYQTLPFPGFPTDLQPMAIGISSIADGMSVITENVFESRFRFVDEMQRLGAHATVDGHHVVLHGIEQLSSTDVWSSDIRAGAGLVLAALVADGVTTVHDVHHIDRGYPNFVENLQALGATIERVTE, encoded by the coding sequence GTGAAGGATCGATTTGTAGTCACCGGAAGCGCCCGCCTGCAGGGTGCCGTCAAGGTCAGCGGCGCTAAGAACAGCGTCCTCAAGCTCATGGCCGCGGCGTTGCTCGCCGAAGGCACCACCACGCTGAGAAACTGCCCGGAAATTCTCGACGTCCCCCTGATGCAGCGTGTCCTCGAAGGGCTCGGCTGCACCGTAGTCATCGAAGGCGACGTCGTACGCATCACCACCCCGGCGGTGTTGAAGTCGGACGCCGACTTCGACGCCGTCCGACAGTTCCGCGCCTCCGTCTGCGTCCTCGGCCCCCTGACCGCGCGTTGCGGCCGGGCCGTCGTCGCGCTGCCTGGCGGTGACGCCATCGGTAACCGTCCCCTGGACATGCACCAGTCCGGCCTGGAGCAGCTCGGGGCCACCACCCGCATCTCCCACGGTGCCGTCGTCGCAGAGGCCGAGGCCCTGCGAGGCGCACACATCACCCTGGACTTCCCCTCGGTCGGCGCCACCGAGAACATTCTCACCGCCGCCGTGCTCGCGGAAGGCACGACCGTTCTTGACAATGCCGCCCGCGAGCCGGAGATCGCCGATCTCTGCCGGATGCTCAACTCCATGGGCGCGCGTATCGACGGCGCGGGTACCTCCACCATCACCATCGAGGGCGTCGATAAGCTCGAGCCCACCGAGCATGAGGTCATCGGCGACCGCATCGTCGCCGGCACCTGGGCCTACGCCGCGGCGATGACCCGCGGGGACATCACCGTCGGGGGCATTTCCCCCCGGCACCTGCACCTCGCGCTGGAGAAGCTGAAGGTGGCCGGCGCTGAGGTTGAGACCTATGAGAACGGTTTCCGGGTGCGAATGGACCGCCGTCCCACCGCCGTCGACTACCAGACACTGCCGTTCCCCGGTTTCCCCACGGATCTGCAGCCCATGGCCATCGGTATTTCCTCCATCGCCGACGGCATGAGCGTGATCACGGAGAACGTCTTCGAGTCCCGCTTCCGTTTCGTCGACGAGATGCAGCGCCTCGGCGCCCACGCCACGGTCGATGGACACCATGTGGTTCTGCACGGCATCGAACAGCTCTCCTCCACTGATGTGTGGAGCTCCGACATCCGTGCCGGCGCCGGCCTGGTGCTCGCCGCCCTGGTGGCTGATGGCGTGACCACCGTCCACGACGTCCACCATATCGACCGCGGTTACCCGAACTTCGTGGAGAACCTCCAGGCCCTGGGGGCAACCATCGAGAGGGTCACCGAATAG
- the ramA gene encoding acetate metabolism transcriptional regulator RamA, whose protein sequence is MDSQRIKDDDEAVRAALTSLKTATGIPVTMYATLLPDNRLQISQWVGLRTPALQNLIIEPGSGVGGRVVTTRRPVGVSDYTRANIISHENDRAIQDEGLHSIVAVPVIVNREIRGVLYVGVHSPVRLGDKVIEEVTMTARTLEQDLAVNSALRRAEGGKPGTVKSGRVMNGAEWEQVRSTHSKLRMLANRVEDEMMRKELEQLCDQMVSPVRVKQSTKLSARELDVLSCVALGHTNVEAAEEMGIGAETVKSYLRSVMRKLGAHTRYEAVNAARRIGALP, encoded by the coding sequence ATGGATTCCCAGCGAATCAAGGATGACGACGAAGCTGTCCGGGCGGCGCTCACGTCCCTGAAGACCGCGACGGGCATTCCGGTCACGATGTATGCCACGCTTCTGCCCGACAACCGTCTGCAGATCAGCCAGTGGGTGGGGCTGCGCACTCCCGCCCTGCAGAACCTCATCATTGAGCCGGGTTCCGGCGTCGGCGGCAGGGTGGTGACCACCCGGCGGCCGGTCGGCGTGTCCGACTACACGCGCGCCAACATCATCTCCCACGAGAATGACCGGGCGATCCAGGATGAGGGACTGCATTCGATTGTGGCCGTCCCGGTCATCGTCAACCGTGAGATCCGGGGCGTCCTCTATGTCGGCGTCCATTCTCCGGTGCGTCTGGGCGACAAGGTGATCGAGGAGGTCACCATGACCGCCCGCACCCTGGAGCAGGATCTCGCGGTCAACTCGGCTCTGCGACGCGCCGAGGGCGGCAAGCCCGGGACCGTGAAGTCCGGCCGGGTGATGAACGGTGCCGAATGGGAGCAGGTCCGTTCCACCCACTCCAAGCTGCGCATGCTGGCCAATCGGGTCGAGGACGAGATGATGCGCAAGGAGCTCGAGCAGCTCTGTGACCAGATGGTTTCCCCGGTCCGGGTCAAGCAGTCCACCAAGCTCTCCGCCCGCGAACTCGACGTTCTCTCCTGCGTGGCCCTCGGCCACACCAATGTGGAGGCCGCCGAGGAGATGGGTATCGGGGCCGAAACCGTGAAGTCCTACCTTCGTTCCGTCATGCGCAAGCTGGGTGCCCACACCCGCTATGAGGCGGTCAATGCCGCCCGGCGGATCGGCGCGCTGCCCTGA
- the cysK gene encoding cysteine synthase A — protein MALYDNILDTIGNTPLVRLHGITEGLQAEVLVKVESFNPASSVKDRIGKAIVDAAEADGSLKPGGTIVEATSGNTGIALAMVGAARGYNVILTMPETMSNERRVMLRAYGAQIVLTPGAAGMQGAVDKANEIVAEQENAILASQFANPANLKIHRETTAEEIWNDTDGKVDIFVAGVGTGGTVSGVGQILKERKPEAQVYAVEPSASPLLSAGKAGPHKIQGIGANFIPEVLDRKVLDDVITVSNEDAIATSRELAVKDGILGGISAGGNVWAALELAKKPENAGKTIVTVVCDYGERYVSTILYEDIRD, from the coding sequence ATGGCTTTATATGACAACATCCTCGACACGATCGGAAACACCCCGCTCGTCCGCCTCCACGGCATCACGGAGGGCCTCCAGGCGGAGGTTCTGGTGAAGGTCGAGTCCTTCAACCCGGCGAGCTCCGTCAAGGACCGCATCGGCAAGGCAATCGTCGACGCAGCCGAGGCCGACGGCTCCCTCAAGCCCGGCGGCACCATCGTCGAGGCCACCTCAGGAAACACCGGCATCGCCCTGGCCATGGTCGGCGCCGCCCGCGGTTACAACGTCATCCTCACCATGCCGGAGACCATGTCCAACGAGCGCCGCGTCATGCTCCGCGCCTACGGTGCCCAGATCGTGCTCACCCCGGGTGCCGCCGGCATGCAGGGTGCCGTGGACAAGGCCAACGAGATCGTCGCCGAGCAGGAGAACGCCATCCTCGCGTCCCAGTTCGCCAACCCGGCCAACCTGAAGATCCACCGCGAGACCACCGCCGAGGAGATCTGGAACGACACCGACGGCAAGGTCGACATCTTCGTCGCCGGCGTCGGCACCGGCGGCACCGTCTCCGGCGTCGGCCAGATCCTCAAGGAGCGCAAGCCGGAGGCTCAGGTCTACGCCGTCGAGCCCTCCGCTTCCCCGCTGCTGTCTGCAGGCAAGGCCGGCCCGCACAAGATCCAGGGCATCGGCGCGAACTTCATCCCCGAGGTTCTCGACCGCAAGGTGCTCGACGACGTCATCACCGTCTCCAACGAGGACGCCATCGCCACCTCCCGCGAGCTTGCCGTCAAGGACGGCATCCTCGGCGGCATCTCCGCCGGCGGCAACGTCTGGGCCGCCCTGGAGCTGGCCAAGAAGCCGGAGAACGCCGGCAAGACCATCGTCACCGTCGTCTGCGACTACGGCGAGCGCTATGTGTCCACCATCCTGTACGAGGACATCCGCGACTAG
- the epsC gene encoding serine O-acetyltransferase EpsC, whose protein sequence is MLLLRIARTIREDLQNAREHDPAARGNVENAVVYSGLHAIWAHRVSHWLWTRGLRGPARILAQTSRFFTGIEIHPGATIGRRFFIDHGMGIVIGETTEIGEGVMLYHGVTLGGQVLTQTKRHPTIEDNVTIGAGAKVLGPITVGAGSAIGANAVVTKDVPPDNIATGIPAKNRPRRQSERIKLVDPDYYAANDPVDYSI, encoded by the coding sequence ATGCTGTTGCTGCGAATCGCGAGAACAATCCGCGAAGACCTCCAGAACGCCCGCGAGCACGACCCCGCCGCACGCGGCAATGTCGAGAACGCCGTCGTTTATTCCGGGCTCCATGCCATCTGGGCCCACCGGGTGTCGCACTGGTTGTGGACACGGGGCCTTCGTGGTCCCGCCCGCATCCTCGCGCAGACCAGCCGCTTCTTCACCGGCATTGAGATTCATCCGGGTGCGACGATCGGCCGTCGCTTCTTCATCGACCACGGCATGGGCATCGTCATCGGCGAGACCACCGAGATCGGTGAGGGCGTCATGCTGTACCACGGCGTCACCCTGGGCGGCCAGGTGCTCACGCAGACCAAGCGTCACCCGACCATCGAGGACAACGTCACCATCGGCGCAGGCGCCAAGGTCCTCGGACCCATCACCGTCGGCGCCGGGTCAGCCATCGGAGCCAACGCCGTGGTGACCAAGGACGTCCCGCCGGACAACATCGCCACCGGCATTCCGGCGAAGAACCGTCCGCGTCGTCAGAGCGAGCGCATCAAGCTCGTCGACCCCGACTACTACGCCGCGAACGATCCGGTGGATTACAGCATCTAG
- a CDS encoding GNAT family N-acetyltransferase — MADKNFEITHNEGRKRFEISVDGREAGYASYVPREEKVLDFNHTVVDQAFRGQGLSTPLIRAALDWAREEGASVRTTCSAVEHFVKKNEDYREICVD; from the coding sequence ATGGCAGACAAGAACTTCGAGATCACCCACAACGAGGGCAGGAAGCGTTTCGAGATCTCCGTGGACGGCCGGGAGGCCGGCTACGCGTCCTACGTGCCCCGGGAGGAGAAGGTACTGGACTTCAACCACACCGTGGTGGATCAGGCGTTCCGGGGTCAGGGGCTGTCCACTCCGCTGATCAGGGCGGCGCTGGACTGGGCCCGCGAGGAGGGTGCCTCCGTGAGGACGACGTGCTCCGCCGTGGAGCACTTCGTGAAGAAGAACGAGGACTACCGCGAAATTTGCGTCGACTAG
- a CDS encoding metal-sensitive transcriptional regulator, whose translation MTTGQHHQTTDQESCSCHEPNVHGYNENKAKYLARLKRIEGQTRGIHRMIDEDQYCIDILTQVSAVTSALENVALALLQDHISHCVAGAAKEDGEAAEAKIREAMKAIQKMVKS comes from the coding sequence ATGACCACCGGACAGCACCACCAGACCACCGACCAGGAGAGCTGCTCCTGCCACGAGCCGAACGTCCACGGCTACAACGAGAACAAGGCGAAGTACCTGGCCCGCCTGAAGCGGATCGAGGGGCAGACCCGCGGCATCCACCGGATGATCGATGAGGACCAGTACTGCATCGACATCCTCACTCAGGTGTCGGCCGTCACCTCAGCCCTGGAGAACGTCGCACTGGCGCTCCTCCAGGATCACATCTCTCACTGCGTCGCGGGTGCGGCGAAGGAGGACGGGGAGGCCGCGGAGGCGAAGATCCGGGAAGCCATGAAGGCGATCCAGAAGATGGTGAAGTCCTAG
- a CDS encoding thiol-disulfide oxidoreductase DCC family protein: MTFFYDRDCSFCRAAAGRLVRLAPLIDVAPLPLRHHAIFRAAGGDELGHRAIGCALAVGGRARWVRLIGRVLCLRPLDPLWGAGYRWVAANRARLPMP, translated from the coding sequence ATGACCTTCTTCTACGACCGTGACTGCTCCTTCTGCCGCGCCGCCGCGGGAAGGCTGGTCAGGCTCGCCCCGCTTATCGACGTCGCCCCGCTCCCGCTGCGCCACCACGCCATCTTCCGTGCCGCGGGGGGCGACGAGCTGGGCCACCGGGCCATCGGTTGTGCCCTGGCTGTGGGTGGCCGGGCCCGGTGGGTCCGGCTCATCGGTCGGGTGCTGTGCCTGCGGCCCCTGGATCCGCTGTGGGGTGCCGGCTACCGCTGGGTGGCGGCGAACCGGGCGCGACTGCCCATGCCCTAG
- a CDS encoding ABC transporter ATP-binding protein produces the protein MGDSHSLAVEAVGLTKNFGSVRALDTLDLRVEAGEVHGFLGPNGSGKSTAIRILLGILRHDAGSVRVLGKDPWRDAVELHHRMAYVPGDVELWPNLTGGEAIDLFARLRGRMNVKRREELIERFDLDPRRKGRTYSKGNRQKVALISALASDAELLLLDEPTAGLDPLMEAQFQEVIHEAKNRGHTVLLSSHILAQVEALADRISIIRKGRIVESGTLLDMRHLSHTVITVITDRPTGELVKHEGIYNAHREGEQVRFDVDTAHMPEVMRMLSELGIRAITATPPSLERLLLRHYGDEPAGAEQ, from the coding sequence ATGGGCGACTCACACAGCCTTGCCGTCGAAGCGGTCGGGCTGACCAAGAATTTCGGTTCCGTTCGCGCGCTGGACACTCTGGATCTGCGGGTGGAGGCCGGCGAGGTCCACGGTTTCCTGGGGCCGAACGGCTCCGGAAAATCCACGGCCATCCGCATTCTGCTGGGTATTCTGCGTCATGATGCAGGCTCAGTGCGCGTCCTCGGCAAAGATCCCTGGCGGGACGCCGTCGAGCTGCATCACCGCATGGCCTATGTGCCCGGCGACGTCGAATTGTGGCCGAACCTGACCGGAGGGGAGGCCATCGACCTTTTCGCGCGGCTGCGGGGACGGATGAACGTCAAGCGCCGCGAAGAACTCATCGAACGTTTCGACCTCGACCCCCGCCGGAAAGGCCGCACCTACTCCAAGGGAAACCGGCAGAAGGTGGCGCTGATCTCGGCGCTCGCCTCCGATGCTGAGCTCCTGCTTCTCGACGAGCCCACCGCCGGCCTGGATCCGCTCATGGAGGCCCAGTTCCAGGAGGTGATCCACGAGGCCAAGAACCGCGGCCACACGGTGCTGCTGTCCAGCCACATCCTCGCACAGGTGGAGGCGCTGGCTGACCGGATCTCCATCATCCGCAAGGGCCGGATCGTCGAATCGGGCACGCTCCTGGACATGCGTCACCTCAGCCACACCGTGATCACGGTGATCACCGACCGGCCGACCGGGGAACTGGTCAAGCACGAGGGCATCTACAACGCCCACCGGGAGGGCGAACAGGTACGTTTCGACGTCGACACCGCGCACATGCCCGAGGTCATGCGCATGCTCTCGGAACTCGGCATCCGCGCGATCACCGCCACCCCACCGTCGCTCGAGCGGCTCCTGCTGCGCCATTACGGCGATGAGCCTGCGGGGGCGGAGCAGTGA
- a CDS encoding ABC transporter permease, with amino-acid sequence MITTTTGQTGPLTGTGTLLRFMLRRDRWRLPAWVLGLTLLMVYFSTALGIVLDEESLVGMAQLASSPITALVGGPGYGFDAITVPRFLAGLYGTYLMLGAALMSILTISRHTRAEEQSGRAELVLAGVVGRHAQPTAALILTVLMNVLVGVLMTGVVLTAPLEPTPELLPTILFTTSIATVGIAFAGVATTTAQLSPYSRTCTSLAGIVLAVVFIIRGLGDMSRVQGGDLAWLSWLSPIGWAQQTAPYTLNRWWPLILLLAFAILTSVLGFRLRARRDLGAGVLADRPGNEQAPAWLGTPLALAYRLQRGTLIGWSVAISVAGLVFGAFAQTIEDSAGNMPPEILAVMGGTTAITEGYLGFMSVYFALMFAVYGILAVTALRGEETGQRTEPILATAVGRVGWALSWVAVTAAGALWLSVLAGVAEALGAVLVTGEWSLFWPVVLGHSVQFAPVWLFIGLATALYGLAPRLVGLVWLVFIAGSVLSMFGRMLELSQSWLNLSPFEHVGQHPATEVGWTGVALLAASGVLLSLLGALAFRRRDLTAT; translated from the coding sequence GTGATCACCACAACGACGGGGCAGACCGGCCCGCTGACCGGCACGGGCACGCTCCTGCGCTTCATGCTGCGCCGCGACAGATGGCGCCTGCCCGCATGGGTGCTGGGCCTGACCCTGCTCATGGTGTACTTCTCCACCGCCCTGGGCATCGTCCTGGATGAGGAGAGCCTGGTGGGGATGGCCCAGCTGGCCTCGAGCCCCATCACGGCCCTGGTGGGCGGGCCGGGGTACGGCTTCGATGCGATCACGGTCCCTCGCTTCCTGGCGGGCCTGTACGGCACCTACCTCATGCTGGGGGCCGCACTGATGTCCATCCTGACCATCTCGCGGCACACCCGTGCGGAGGAGCAGAGTGGCCGGGCGGAGCTCGTGCTCGCCGGCGTCGTCGGTCGGCATGCCCAGCCCACGGCTGCGCTGATTCTCACGGTGCTGATGAATGTCCTGGTGGGCGTGCTCATGACCGGGGTCGTGCTCACCGCACCGCTCGAACCCACCCCGGAACTCCTCCCCACGATCCTGTTCACCACGAGTATCGCGACCGTGGGAATAGCCTTCGCCGGCGTGGCCACAACCACCGCACAGCTGTCGCCCTATTCCCGTACCTGCACGAGCCTCGCCGGCATCGTCCTGGCGGTGGTCTTCATCATCCGGGGCCTCGGTGACATGTCGCGGGTCCAGGGTGGTGACCTTGCGTGGTTGTCCTGGCTCTCCCCCATCGGCTGGGCCCAGCAGACCGCCCCCTACACGCTCAACCGCTGGTGGCCGCTGATCCTGCTGCTGGCCTTCGCCATCCTCACCTCCGTCCTGGGGTTCCGGCTGCGGGCCCGGCGCGACCTGGGTGCAGGTGTTCTCGCCGACCGCCCGGGCAACGAGCAGGCGCCGGCCTGGCTGGGCACTCCCCTGGCGCTGGCCTACCGGTTGCAGCGGGGCACGCTCATCGGCTGGTCCGTGGCGATCTCCGTCGCCGGCCTGGTGTTCGGCGCCTTCGCCCAGACCATCGAGGACAGCGCCGGGAACATGCCCCCGGAGATCCTCGCGGTCATGGGTGGCACCACCGCCATCACCGAGGGCTACCTGGGCTTCATGTCCGTGTACTTCGCGCTCATGTTCGCTGTCTACGGCATTCTGGCCGTCACCGCCCTGCGTGGCGAGGAGACAGGTCAGCGCACCGAACCCATCCTGGCCACTGCCGTGGGGCGGGTCGGCTGGGCGCTCTCCTGGGTCGCAGTCACCGCGGCCGGCGCACTGTGGCTGAGCGTGCTTGCCGGCGTCGCTGAGGCACTGGGGGCTGTACTGGTCACGGGAGAATGGTCACTGTTCTGGCCCGTAGTCCTCGGCCACAGTGTCCAGTTCGCTCCGGTGTGGCTGTTCATCGGACTCGCCACCGCGCTCTACGGACTGGCCCCCCGCCTGGTGGGCCTGGTGTGGCTCGTGTTCATCGCAGGCAGCGTACTGAGCATGTTCGGCAGAATGCTCGAGCTGAGCCAGTCGTGGCTGAATCTCTCCCCCTTCGAGCACGTCGGCCAGCACCCCGCGACCGAGGTCGGATGGACTGGCGTGGCGTTGCTGGCGGCTTCAGGCGTCCTCCTGTCGCTGCTGGGCGCCCTTGCTTTCCGACGCCGGGACCTCACCGCCACCTGA
- a CDS encoding DUF2254 domain-containing protein, whose product MQHNNQGAEGTSESFRIRGSIPDIPRETRWDRLWRPFWAIPAVSVGAALVSGFLLPTLEQGLSDAALGFVFEGGPDAAREVLGIIAASTISVTGLIFSITLVVLQLVSSQFSPRMLNGFLRNRIVQATLAMFLGTFVFSLTVIRYVWSEDEDITGFVPRASVSVAFLLVLGCLGFFLAFIRFITSSMRVANAISEIGEETMNLAERLYPVQGSDAGPVQGPGWSPRPGDTREEVRADCHGSLVWIDYRKLVAWSTEHEAVITFDRPVGDFLVDGQPLLRVWWDGELSDRDRRVLRSAIEVRTERELHQDVAFGFRQLVDIADRALSPGINDPATAAQCVQEIHRIFRYLVTVIEPSPYIADDQGRVRVVHQPQRIADMLHEVIGEIHLYGSQSAMIPRLLRTMVDDLMTAATDHCLPAVERARRILDDDAHV is encoded by the coding sequence GTGCAGCACAATAACCAGGGCGCTGAGGGCACCTCCGAGAGTTTCCGTATCCGCGGTTCAATCCCGGACATTCCCCGGGAGACACGTTGGGATCGACTGTGGCGGCCCTTCTGGGCGATCCCGGCCGTCAGCGTGGGCGCGGCCCTGGTGTCCGGCTTCCTGCTGCCCACCTTGGAACAGGGTTTATCCGATGCTGCGCTCGGGTTCGTCTTTGAGGGTGGGCCGGATGCCGCCCGGGAGGTGCTGGGGATCATCGCCGCCTCCACGATTTCGGTGACCGGTCTCATCTTCTCCATCACCCTGGTCGTGCTTCAGCTGGTGAGCAGTCAGTTCAGTCCCCGGATGCTCAACGGGTTCCTTCGCAACCGCATCGTGCAGGCCACCCTGGCGATGTTCCTGGGGACCTTCGTGTTCTCCCTGACGGTCATCCGTTATGTGTGGAGCGAGGACGAGGACATCACCGGATTCGTCCCCCGCGCGTCGGTGTCGGTCGCCTTCCTGCTGGTGCTCGGGTGTCTGGGTTTCTTTCTGGCGTTCATCCGGTTCATCACATCGTCGATGCGGGTGGCCAACGCCATCTCGGAGATCGGGGAGGAGACGATGAACCTGGCCGAGCGGCTCTATCCCGTGCAGGGCAGCGATGCAGGCCCGGTCCAGGGGCCGGGCTGGTCACCACGGCCCGGCGACACCCGGGAAGAGGTCCGGGCGGACTGCCACGGATCACTGGTGTGGATCGACTACCGGAAGCTGGTGGCCTGGTCGACGGAGCATGAGGCGGTGATCACGTTCGACCGGCCCGTGGGGGATTTCCTGGTCGACGGCCAGCCGCTGCTGCGGGTCTGGTGGGACGGGGAGCTCAGTGACCGGGACCGGCGCGTTCTGCGTTCCGCCATCGAGGTGCGGACCGAGCGGGAACTTCATCAGGACGTCGCGTTCGGATTCCGCCAGCTCGTCGACATCGCCGACCGGGCGTTGTCCCCCGGCATCAACGATCCGGCCACGGCTGCCCAGTGTGTCCAGGAGATCCACCGGATCTTCCGCTACCTGGTCACCGTCATCGAGCCCAGCCCCTACATCGCCGATGACCAAGGCCGGGTCCGTGTGGTGCACCAACCTCAACGCATCGCGGACATGCTCCACGAGGTGATCGGTGAGATCCATCTCTACGGGTCGCAGTCCGCGATGATCCCGCGGCTGCTGCGCACCATGGTCGACGACCTGATGACGGCCGCCACCGACCATTGCCTGCCCGCTGTCGAGCGTGCCCGCAGGATCCTGGACGATGACGCGCACGTCTGA
- a CDS encoding cytochrome ubiquinol oxidase subunit I, with the protein MDLVDVSRWQFGVTTVYHFIFVPLTMGLAPLVAIMQTAWHVTGKERWYRATRFFGTLFLINFAMGVVTGIVQEFQFGMNWSEYSRFVGDVFGAPLALEGLAAFFFESIFLGVWIFGWGRLPKILHLLSIWMVAIAVNVSAYFIIVANSFMQRPTGAAYNPATGRAELINIGELLTNPIALTAFPHAVAGGWLVAGTFVAGVSAWWMVRARRNAADQVDAQELWRPLLRMGLWVIVIATIGLSITGDVQAKLMFEFQPMKMASAEALCHTEEDPWFSILAISTFNDCDSVTEIISVPWVLSFLAGGSLTGVTLQGATELQAHYEQLYGPGNYTPNLFVTYWSFRLMIGLMVVSVAVAVLGFWLTRRGRTTDNRWFARAAVLAIPFPFLANSFGWIFTEMGRQPWIVHPNISFGPDAPNMEDEIHMIVDFGVSHHSTATVWTSLITFTLLYGVLAVAWFWLMRRHVIAGPLPVGAAENIAEHTYGPQSEELEPLSFSGTPVITDEKEK; encoded by the coding sequence TTGGATCTAGTGGATGTTTCACGGTGGCAGTTCGGCGTCACAACCGTCTACCACTTTATTTTTGTCCCGCTGACGATGGGCCTGGCGCCACTGGTGGCGATCATGCAGACCGCCTGGCACGTCACGGGGAAGGAACGGTGGTACCGGGCGACCCGGTTCTTCGGCACGTTGTTCCTGATCAACTTCGCCATGGGTGTGGTCACCGGCATCGTGCAGGAATTCCAGTTCGGCATGAACTGGAGTGAGTACTCGCGCTTCGTGGGCGATGTGTTCGGAGCTCCGCTGGCGCTGGAGGGCCTGGCCGCGTTCTTCTTCGAATCGATCTTCCTGGGGGTGTGGATCTTCGGCTGGGGACGCCTGCCGAAGATCCTGCACCTGCTGTCCATCTGGATGGTCGCCATCGCGGTGAACGTGTCCGCGTACTTCATCATCGTGGCCAACTCTTTCATGCAGCGTCCCACGGGCGCGGCATACAACCCGGCGACCGGTCGTGCGGAGCTGATCAACATCGGTGAACTGCTGACCAACCCCATCGCGCTCACAGCTTTCCCCCACGCGGTGGCGGGCGGCTGGCTGGTGGCGGGCACGTTCGTGGCCGGTGTCAGCGCATGGTGGATGGTGCGGGCCCGTCGGAACGCGGCGGATCAGGTGGATGCGCAGGAGCTCTGGCGTCCCCTGCTGCGGATGGGCCTGTGGGTGATCGTCATCGCCACGATCGGACTGTCGATCACGGGCGATGTTCAGGCGAAGCTCATGTTCGAGTTCCAGCCGATGAAGATGGCCTCCGCGGAGGCGCTGTGCCACACGGAGGAGGACCCGTGGTTCTCCATCCTCGCCATCTCCACGTTCAACGACTGCGACTCCGTCACTGAGATCATCAGCGTTCCGTGGGTGCTGTCCTTCCTGGCAGGCGGCTCTCTCACAGGTGTGACGCTGCAGGGCGCCACCGAGCTGCAGGCGCATTACGAACAGCTCTACGGTCCGGGAAACTACACCCCGAACCTGTTCGTCACCTACTGGTCCTTCCGCCTCATGATCGGGCTGATGGTGGTGTCCGTCGCCGTGGCCGTCCTCGGCTTCTGGTTGACCAGGCGGGGTCGGACCACCGACAACCGCTGGTTCGCCCGGGCCGCAGTGCTGGCTATCCCGTTCCCTTTCCTGGCGAACTCCTTCGGCTGGATCTTCACCGAGATGGGTCGACAACCGTGGATCGTGCACCCCAACATCAGCTTCGGGCCCGACGCCCCGAACATGGAGGACGAGATCCACATGATCGTGGACTTCGGCGTCTCCCACCACTCCACCGCCACCGTGTGGACCTCCCTGATCACGTTCACCCTGCTCTATGGGGTGCTGGCGGTGGCGTGGTTCTGGCTGATGCGGCGTCACGTCATCGCCGGCCCCCTGCCGGTCGGCGCTGCCGAGAACATCGCGGAGCACACCTACGGCCCGCAGTCCGAGGAGCTGGAGCCGCTGAGTTTCAGCGGCACCCCGGTCATCACCGATGAGAAGGAGAAATAG